A DNA window from Paraclostridium bifermentans contains the following coding sequences:
- the rplV gene encoding 50S ribosomal protein L22, with amino-acid sequence MEAKATAKYVRVSPRKAGQICGLVRGKNVDEALAILKYTPRGAASIIAKVVKSAKANAENNHEMDVENLYIASIVANQGPTMKRFMPRAMGRATMIRKRTSHIEVVLKEKK; translated from the coding sequence ATGGAAGCAAAAGCTACTGCAAAATACGTACGTGTATCACCTAGAAAAGCAGGTCAAATATGCGGCCTTGTTAGAGGAAAAAATGTTGATGAAGCTTTAGCAATATTAAAGTATACTCCAAGAGGAGCTGCTTCAATAATAGCTAAGGTTGTAAAATCAGCGAAAGCTAATGCAGAAAACAATCACGAGATGGATGTTGAAAATTTATATATAGCTTCAATAGTTGCTAATCAAGGACCAACTATGAAGAGATTCATGCCTAGAGCTATGGGTCGTGCAACTATGATAAGAAAGAGAACTTCTCATATAGAGGTTGTTCTTAAAGAGAAAAAATAA
- the rpsC gene encoding 30S ribosomal protein S3, with product MGQKVNPHGLRVGVIKDWDSRWFATDKKEFGNLLLEDHNIRKFLKNKLYSAGVAKIEIERSANKLKLDLHVAKPGVVIGKGGAGIEALKAELEKMTKKNVIVNIVEVRNPDREAQLVAENIALAIERRVAFRRAMKQAIQRAMKSGVKGIKVSASGRLGGAEMARTEGYSEGNVPLQTIRSDIEYGFAEANTTYGKTGIKVWICNGEVLPTRNGVNPREDRRDNNRRDRRDNRRNDRRNDRRNDRSNNNRSNNRGPRPQRTENKQA from the coding sequence ATGGGTCAAAAGGTTAATCCACACGGTTTAAGAGTCGGTGTTATAAAGGACTGGGACTCAAGATGGTTCGCAACTGATAAAAAAGAGTTCGGAAACTTATTATTAGAAGACCATAATATACGTAAATTCTTAAAGAATAAATTATACTCAGCTGGTGTTGCTAAGATAGAAATAGAAAGATCAGCAAACAAATTAAAGCTAGACTTACACGTTGCTAAGCCAGGTGTAGTTATAGGTAAAGGTGGAGCTGGAATAGAAGCTCTTAAAGCTGAGTTAGAAAAGATGACTAAGAAAAATGTTATAGTTAACATAGTAGAAGTTAGAAACCCAGATAGAGAAGCTCAATTAGTAGCTGAAAATATAGCTTTAGCTATAGAAAGAAGGGTTGCTTTCAGAAGAGCTATGAAGCAAGCAATACAAAGAGCTATGAAATCAGGAGTTAAAGGTATAAAAGTATCTGCTTCTGGTAGACTTGGTGGAGCTGAAATGGCTAGAACTGAAGGATACAGCGAAGGAAATGTACCTCTTCAAACAATAAGATCTGACATAGAGTACGGATTTGCTGAAGCAAACACTACTTATGGAAAGACTGGTATCAAAGTTTGGATATGCAACGGAGAAGTTTTACCAACTAGAAACGGTGTAAACCCAAGAGAAGATAGAAGAGATAACAATAGAAGAGATAGAAGAGACAATAGAAGAAACGATAGAAGAAACGACAGAAGAAATGATAGATCAAACAACAATAGATCAAACAACAGAGGACCAAGACCTCAAAGAACTGAGAATAAACAAGCTTAA
- the rpsG gene encoding 30S ribosomal protein S7: MPRKGNVPKREVLPDPLYGSKVVTKLINNLMIDGKKGKSQKIVYDAFEIIAEKTGENALEIFEAAMENIMPVLEVKARRVGGANYQVPIEVRPERRQTLGLRWLVNYTRARGEKGMVEKLAKEIMDAANNTGASVKKKEDTHKMAEANKAFAHYRF, from the coding sequence ATGCCAAGAAAAGGTAATGTTCCAAAAAGAGAAGTTTTACCAGATCCATTATATGGAAGTAAGGTAGTAACTAAGTTAATAAATAACTTAATGATAGATGGGAAAAAAGGGAAATCTCAAAAGATAGTATATGATGCTTTCGAGATAATCGCTGAAAAAACTGGAGAAAATGCTTTAGAAATTTTCGAAGCAGCTATGGAAAATATAATGCCTGTTTTAGAGGTTAAAGCTAGAAGAGTTGGTGGAGCTAACTACCAAGTTCCAATTGAGGTTAGACCTGAAAGAAGACAAACTTTAGGATTAAGATGGTTAGTAAACTATACTAGAGCTCGTGGTGAAAAAGGTATGGTTGAAAAGCTAGCTAAAGAAATAATGGATGCTGCTAACAATACGGGAGCTTCTGTTAAGAAGAAAGAAGATACTCATAAGATGGCAGAAGCTAATAAAGCATTTGCTCACTACAGATTCTAA
- the rplB gene encoding 50S ribosomal protein L2 translates to MAIKKFRPTSPALRQMTVLVSDEITCNEPERSLLVSLKKNSGRNVHGKITVRHRGGGNRRKYRIIDFKRNKDGIPAKVATVEYDPNRTANIALLNYADGEKRYILAPVGIQVGDTVLSGPEADIKPGNAMALKDMPVGTVVHNVELKPGKGAQLVRSAGASAQLMAKEGKTALLRLPSGEMRLVSINCKATIGQVGNLEHGNVVIGKAGRKRHMGIRPTVRGSVMNPCDHPHGGGEGRSPIGRANPVTPWGKPALGYKTRKKNKASDKLIVSRRTK, encoded by the coding sequence ATGGCTATAAAAAAGTTTAGACCAACTTCTCCTGCCTTAAGACAAATGACAGTTTTAGTTTCTGATGAAATAACTTGTAATGAACCAGAAAGATCTCTTTTAGTTTCATTAAAAAAGAATTCTGGAAGAAACGTACATGGTAAAATAACTGTTCGTCACAGAGGTGGAGGAAACAGAAGAAAATATAGAATAATAGATTTCAAGAGAAATAAAGATGGAATACCTGCTAAGGTTGCTACTGTTGAGTATGATCCAAATAGAACTGCTAACATAGCATTATTAAACTATGCTGACGGTGAAAAAAGATATATACTAGCTCCAGTTGGAATACAAGTTGGAGATACTGTATTATCAGGACCAGAAGCTGATATAAAGCCAGGTAACGCAATGGCATTAAAAGATATGCCAGTTGGTACAGTAGTACACAACGTTGAATTAAAGCCAGGAAAAGGAGCTCAGTTAGTTAGATCTGCTGGAGCATCTGCTCAATTAATGGCTAAAGAAGGAAAAACTGCATTACTAAGATTACCATCAGGTGAAATGAGATTAGTAAGCATAAATTGTAAAGCTACAATAGGACAAGTTGGAAACTTAGAACACGGTAACGTTGTTATAGGTAAAGCTGGTAGAAAAAGACATATGGGTATAAGACCTACAGTTAGAGGTTCTGTAATGAACCCTTGTGACCATCCACACGGTGGAGGGGAAGGTAGATCTCCAATAGGTAGAGCTAATCCAGTTACACCTTGGGGTAAACCAGCACTTGGATATAAAACTAGAAAGAAAAATAAAGCTTCTGATAAGTTAATAGTATCAAGAAGAACTAAGTAA
- the rplW gene encoding 50S ribosomal protein L23, with protein sequence MTNPHDIIMKPVVTEQSMTEMVEKKYTFVVAKSANKTEIKKAVESIFGVKVDKVNTLNYDGKVKRMGRNEGRTASFKKAVVKLTADSKEIEFFQGM encoded by the coding sequence ATGACTAATCCACATGATATAATAATGAAACCAGTTGTAACTGAACAAAGTATGACTGAAATGGTTGAAAAGAAATATACTTTTGTTGTTGCTAAAAGCGCAAACAAAACTGAAATAAAGAAAGCTGTAGAAAGCATATTCGGAGTTAAAGTTGATAAAGTAAATACTTTAAACTACGATGGAAAAGTTAAGAGAATGGGTAGAAACGAAGGAAGAACTGCAAGTTTCAAGAAAGCAGTAGTTAAGTTAACTGCTGATAGTAAAGAAATAGAATTCTTCCAAGGTATGTAA
- the rplC gene encoding 50S ribosomal protein L3, whose translation MKGILGKKLGMTQIFTEAGNVVPVTVVEAGPVVVTQIKTTEKEGYNAVQVGFADAKEKSLNKPQKGHLAAANVLKKHLKEFRMDSVEEFTVGQEMKADIFAAGEMIDVTGTSKGKGFQGPIKRHGQSRGPESHGSRYHRRPGSMGACSFPGRVFKNKKLAGHMGSVTVTVQNLEVVRVDADKNLILVKGAIPGAKGSVVTIKEAVKASK comes from the coding sequence ATGAAAGGAATATTAGGAAAAAAGTTAGGAATGACTCAAATATTCACTGAAGCAGGGAATGTAGTACCTGTAACTGTTGTTGAAGCAGGACCAGTAGTGGTTACTCAAATAAAGACAACAGAAAAAGAAGGATACAATGCAGTTCAAGTAGGTTTTGCAGATGCTAAAGAGAAATCTTTAAACAAGCCTCAAAAAGGACATCTTGCTGCTGCTAACGTATTAAAGAAACACTTAAAAGAATTCAGAATGGATTCAGTAGAAGAGTTCACAGTAGGACAAGAAATGAAAGCTGATATATTTGCAGCTGGAGAAATGATAGATGTTACTGGAACAAGTAAAGGTAAGGGATTCCAAGGTCCAATAAAGAGACATGGTCAATCAAGAGGTCCTGAATCTCACGGTTCTAGATACCACAGAAGACCAGGTTCAATGGGAGCATGTTCTTTCCCAGGTAGAGTTTTCAAAAACAAAAAACTTGCTGGTCACATGGGTAGCGTTACAGTAACTGTTCAAAACTTAGAAGTAGTTAGAGTAGATGCTGATAAGAACCTTATATTAGTTAAGGGTGCTATACCAGGAGCTAAAGGTTCAGTAGTAACTATAAAAGAAGCAGTAAAGGCTTCTAAATAA
- the rplP gene encoding 50S ribosomal protein L16 translates to MLMPKRVKRRRVHRGSLAGKAHKGNKVTYGEFGLVALEPSWITSNQIEAARIAMTRYIKRGGKVWIKIFPHKPVTRKPAETRMGAGKGSPEYWVAVVKPGRVMFELAGVSEDKAREAMRLAMHKLPVKCKFVKREDLEVEGGE, encoded by the coding sequence ATGTTAATGCCAAAAAGAGTAAAACGTCGTAGAGTACACAGAGGTAGCTTAGCTGGAAAGGCTCATAAAGGTAACAAAGTTACTTATGGAGAGTTCGGTTTAGTTGCTTTAGAGCCATCTTGGATAACTTCTAACCAAATAGAAGCTGCCAGAATAGCTATGACTAGATATATAAAAAGAGGGGGAAAAGTTTGGATAAAGATATTCCCTCACAAACCAGTAACAAGAAAACCTGCAGAAACTCGTATGGGTGCTGGTAAAGGTTCACCAGAATACTGGGTAGCAGTAGTTAAACCAGGAAGAGTTATGTTCGAATTAGCAGGTGTTTCAGAAGATAAAGCTAGAGAAGCAATGAGACTTGCTATGCATAAACTTCCAGTTAAATGTAAGTTTGTGAAACGTGAAGATTTAGAAGTAGAGGGTGGTGAATAG
- the rpsJ gene encoding 30S ribosomal protein S10, protein MANNGKIRIRLKSYDHKLLDFSAAKIVETAKKAGSQVSGPVPLPTEKQVVTILRAVHKYKDSREQFEMRTHKRLIDIANPTPKTVDSLMKLDLPAGVDIEIKL, encoded by the coding sequence ATGGCTAACAATGGAAAAATAAGAATAAGATTAAAGTCATATGATCACAAATTATTAGATTTTTCAGCTGCTAAAATAGTTGAAACTGCTAAAAAAGCTGGATCACAAGTTTCAGGACCTGTGCCACTACCAACTGAAAAGCAAGTTGTAACTATATTAAGAGCTGTACACAAGTATAAGGACTCTAGAGAGCAATTCGAAATGAGAACTCATAAGAGATTAATAGACATAGCAAACCCAACACCTAAGACAGTTGACTCATTAATGAAGTTAGACTTACCAGCTGGTGTTGATATAGAAATAAAGTTATAA
- the rplX gene encoding 50S ribosomal protein L24 — translation MRVKKGDTVVVIAGKDKGKKGTVAKVFTKTNKVLVEGVNVITKHQKPTAVNPQGGIINKEAPIHISNVMPVDPETGKGTRVRVEVKDGQKVRVSVKSGKEL, via the coding sequence ATGCGTGTAAAAAAAGGTGACACTGTTGTAGTTATAGCAGGAAAAGATAAAGGTAAAAAAGGTACAGTTGCTAAGGTTTTCACTAAAACTAATAAAGTATTAGTTGAAGGTGTTAACGTTATAACTAAACACCAAAAGCCAACTGCTGTTAACCCACAAGGTGGAATAATAAATAAAGAAGCCCCAATACACATATCTAACGTAATGCCAGTAGATCCTGAAACAGGAAAAGGTACTAGAGTTAGAGTTGAAGTTAAAGATGGGCAAAAAGTTAGAGTATCAGTAAAGAGCGGAAAAGAATTATAA
- the rpsL gene encoding 30S ribosomal protein S12: MPTINQLVRKRRKAIEKKSTAPALQKGYDSLHKKSTDTSAPQKRGVCTSVKTFTPKKPNSALRKVARVRLTNGIEVSAYIPGEGHNLQEHSVVLIRGGRVKDLPGVRYHILRGTLDTAGVDKRMQARSKYGAKRPKPAKK; the protein is encoded by the coding sequence ATGCCAACAATTAACCAATTAGTTCGTAAGAGAAGAAAAGCGATAGAAAAGAAATCTACTGCTCCAGCATTACAAAAAGGATACGATTCTTTACACAAGAAATCAACTGATACTAGTGCTCCACAAAAAAGAGGGGTTTGTACTTCAGTTAAAACATTTACTCCTAAGAAACCTAACTCAGCTTTAAGAAAAGTTGCCAGAGTTAGATTAACTAACGGTATAGAAGTTTCTGCTTATATACCAGGAGAAGGACACAACTTACAAGAACATAGTGTTGTTCTTATAAGAGGAGGAAGAGTTAAAGACCTTCCAGGGGTTAGATACCACATATTAAGAGGTACATTAGACACAGCTGGTGTTGATAAGAGAATGCAAGCTAGATCTAAGTACGGTGCTAAGAGACCTAAACCTGCAAAAAAATAA
- the fusA gene encoding elongation factor G codes for MARKFPLERTRNIGIMAHIDAGKTTTTERILFYTGQTHKIGETHEGASQMDWMEQEKERGITITSAATTAAWKDHRINIIDTPGHVDFTVEVERSLRVLDGSVAVFCAKGGVEPQSENVWRQADNYGVPRVAFVNKMDIMGADFYNVVAMMKDRLAANAVPVQLPIGKEDWLEGEVDLVEMCAHIYKDDLGVEIIKTEIPEDMKELAQEWREKLVEAVAETDEELMMKYLEGEELTVEEIKTALRKATIACELNPVFCGSAYKNKGVQLLLDGVVDYLPAPTDIPSIKGILEDGEEAERHSSDEEPFSALAFKIMTDPFVGKLAFFRVYSGVISSGSYLLNSTKNKRERLGRILQMHANTREEITEVYAGDIAAAVGLKDTTTGDTLCDPGHPIVLETMEFPEPVISVAIEPKSKAAQEKMGVALQKLVEEDPTFRVRTDEETGQTIISGMGELHLEIIVDRLLREFKVEANVGAPQVAYRETITQPVDIEYKYSKQSGGRGQYGHVKIRVNPQEPGAGYKFENKTVGGSVPKEYVGPTDAGIQGAMASGVVAGFPVVDVAVELYDGSYHEVDSSEMAFKMAGSMAMKDALKRGNSVLLEPYFKVEVVTPEEYMGDVMGGLNSKRGLIQGMEARSGAQVINAFVPLSEMFGYSTELRSSTQGRATYTMIFDHYEQVPASVAKKIAEGK; via the coding sequence ATGGCTAGAAAGTTTCCTTTAGAAAGAACTAGAAATATAGGAATCATGGCTCATATAGATGCTGGAAAAACTACTACTACAGAAAGAATCCTATTCTATACAGGGCAAACTCATAAAATAGGAGAAACTCACGAAGGAGCTTCTCAAATGGACTGGATGGAGCAAGAGAAGGAGAGAGGTATAACAATAACTTCTGCTGCTACTACTGCTGCTTGGAAAGACCATAGAATAAATATAATAGATACACCAGGACACGTCGATTTCACAGTTGAGGTTGAAAGATCTCTAAGAGTTCTTGACGGTTCAGTTGCAGTTTTCTGTGCTAAAGGTGGGGTTGAACCTCAATCTGAGAATGTATGGAGACAAGCTGATAACTACGGAGTACCTAGAGTTGCATTCGTAAATAAAATGGACATCATGGGTGCAGACTTCTACAATGTTGTAGCTATGATGAAAGATAGATTAGCTGCTAATGCAGTTCCAGTTCAATTACCAATAGGTAAAGAAGACTGGTTAGAAGGAGAAGTTGACCTTGTAGAAATGTGTGCTCACATATACAAAGATGACTTAGGTGTAGAAATAATAAAAACAGAAATACCAGAAGATATGAAAGAATTAGCTCAAGAGTGGAGAGAAAAGCTTGTAGAAGCTGTTGCTGAAACTGATGAAGAGTTAATGATGAAATACCTTGAAGGTGAAGAATTAACTGTTGAAGAAATAAAGACTGCTCTAAGAAAAGCTACTATAGCATGTGAACTTAACCCAGTATTCTGTGGTTCTGCTTACAAGAACAAAGGGGTTCAGTTATTATTAGATGGTGTTGTTGATTACTTACCAGCTCCAACTGATATACCTTCTATAAAAGGTATATTAGAAGATGGTGAAGAAGCAGAAAGACATTCATCTGATGAAGAACCATTCTCAGCTTTAGCATTCAAAATAATGACTGACCCATTTGTTGGGAAGTTAGCATTCTTCAGAGTTTACTCTGGGGTAATATCAAGTGGATCTTATCTTTTAAACTCTACTAAAAACAAGAGAGAAAGATTAGGACGTATACTACAAATGCATGCTAATACTAGAGAAGAAATAACAGAAGTGTATGCAGGAGATATCGCTGCAGCTGTTGGATTAAAAGATACTACTACTGGAGATACTTTATGTGATCCAGGTCATCCAATAGTACTTGAGACTATGGAATTCCCTGAGCCAGTTATATCTGTTGCTATAGAGCCTAAGTCAAAAGCTGCTCAAGAAAAAATGGGTGTAGCTCTTCAAAAGTTAGTTGAAGAGGATCCAACTTTCAGAGTTAGAACTGACGAAGAAACAGGACAAACTATAATATCAGGTATGGGTGAATTACACTTAGAGATAATAGTTGATAGATTATTAAGAGAATTCAAAGTTGAAGCTAACGTTGGAGCTCCACAAGTTGCTTATAGAGAGACTATAACTCAACCAGTTGATATAGAATATAAATATTCTAAACAATCAGGTGGTAGAGGTCAATACGGTCACGTTAAGATTAGAGTTAATCCTCAAGAGCCAGGAGCAGGATACAAATTTGAAAACAAAACTGTTGGTGGATCTGTACCAAAAGAGTACGTTGGACCAACAGATGCAGGTATACAAGGTGCTATGGCATCTGGTGTAGTTGCTGGATTCCCAGTTGTTGACGTTGCTGTTGAGTTATACGATGGTTCTTACCATGAAGTCGATTCATCAGAAATGGCATTCAAAATGGCTGGTTCTATGGCTATGAAGGACGCTCTTAAGAGAGGAAACTCTGTATTACTTGAGCCATACTTCAAAGTTGAAGTTGTTACTCCAGAAGAATACATGGGAGACGTTATGGGTGGATTAAACTCTAAGAGAGGTTTAATACAAGGTATGGAAGCTAGATCTGGTGCACAAGTTATAAATGCATTCGTTCCACTTTCAGAAATGTTTGGATACTCTACAGAGTTAAGATCTTCTACTCAAGGTCGTGCAACATACACTATGATATTCGACCATTATGAGCAAGTTCCAGCTTCAGTTGCTAAGAAAATAGCTGAAGGTAAATAA
- the rplD gene encoding 50S ribosomal protein L4, translating to MPKLNILNVNGQNVGEIELAEAIFGVEVNEHVLYEVVKNQLANKRQGTQSAKTRAEVRGGGRKPWKQKGTGRARQGSIRAVQWVGGGVAFAPKPRDYSYTLPKKVRRLAIKSALSSKVQNNEIIVLDALNMEAPKTKEFVQILKNINASKKALVVTAEKNENVVKSARNIEGVQAATVNTINVYDILKYDTFVITTDAVKKVEEVYA from the coding sequence ATGCCAAAATTAAATATATTAAATGTTAATGGACAAAATGTTGGAGAAATCGAATTAGCAGAAGCTATATTCGGTGTTGAAGTTAACGAGCACGTATTATACGAAGTAGTTAAAAATCAATTAGCAAACAAGAGACAAGGTACTCAATCTGCTAAAACTAGAGCAGAAGTTAGAGGTGGCGGAAGAAAACCTTGGAAACAAAAAGGAACTGGTAGAGCTAGACAAGGTTCTATAAGAGCTGTACAATGGGTTGGTGGAGGAGTTGCTTTTGCACCTAAGCCAAGAGATTACAGTTACACTTTACCAAAGAAAGTTAGAAGATTAGCTATAAAATCAGCTTTATCATCTAAAGTTCAAAACAACGAAATAATAGTTTTAGATGCTTTAAATATGGAAGCTCCAAAAACTAAAGAATTCGTTCAAATATTAAAGAACATAAATGCTTCTAAGAAAGCTTTAGTAGTAACAGCTGAAAAGAACGAGAACGTTGTAAAATCAGCTAGAAACATAGAAGGTGTTCAAGCTGCTACAGTTAATACTATAAACGTTTATGACATATTAAAGTACGATACTTTCGTAATAACTACAGACGCAGTTAAGAAAGTGGAGGAGGTGTACGCATAA
- the rplN gene encoding 50S ribosomal protein L14, with protein sequence MIQQESRLRVADNSGAKELLTIRVLGGSKRRYGNIGDVIVATVKSATPGGVVKKGKVVKAVIVRTKQGVRRKDGSYISFDENAAVIIKDDKTPVGTRIFGPVARELRDNDFMKIVSLAPEVL encoded by the coding sequence ATGATACAACAAGAATCACGTCTAAGAGTTGCTGATAACTCAGGAGCTAAAGAACTTTTAACTATCCGTGTATTAGGCGGAAGTAAAAGAAGATATGGTAACATAGGTGACGTTATAGTTGCAACTGTTAAAAGTGCAACACCAGGTGGAGTTGTAAAAAAAGGTAAAGTAGTTAAAGCTGTTATAGTAAGAACTAAGCAAGGCGTAAGACGTAAAGATGGTAGTTATATATCATTCGACGAGAATGCTGCGGTTATCATAAAAGATGATAAAACTCCAGTAGGAACTCGTATATTCGGGCCTGTTGCTAGAGAGTTAAGAGACAACGACTTTATGAAGATAGTATCTCTTGCTCCAGAAGTACTATAA
- the tuf gene encoding elongation factor Tu: MAKAKFERNKPHVNIGTIGHVDHGKTTLTAAITKTLFDRYQLGEAVDFANIDKAPEERERGITISTAHVEYETPNRHYAHVDCPGHADYVKNMITGAAQMDGAILVCSATDGPMPQTREHILLSRQVGVPYIVVFLNKCDMVDDEELLELVEMEVRDLLNEYEFPGDDTPIVRGSALMALQDSSSEWGDKIVELFEQIDEYIPAPERDVDKDFLMPVEDVFSITGRGTVATGRVERGVLKVQDEVELVGLAEEPRKMVITGVEMFRKLLDQAQAGDNIGALIRGVQRNEIERGQVLAKPGTVKPHTKFNAEVYVLKKEEGGRHTPFFDGYRPQFYFRTTDVTGACKLPEGVEMVMPGDNIQMNIELINSIAIEEGLRFAIREGGRTVASGVVSSIIE; this comes from the coding sequence ATGGCTAAAGCTAAATTTGAAAGAAACAAGCCACACGTTAATATAGGAACAATAGGTCACGTTGACCACGGTAAAACTACATTAACTGCAGCTATAACAAAAACATTATTCGATAGATATCAATTAGGGGAAGCAGTAGATTTCGCTAATATAGATAAAGCTCCAGAAGAAAGAGAAAGAGGAATCACAATATCAACTGCTCACGTTGAATATGAGACTCCAAACAGACATTACGCTCACGTTGACTGCCCAGGACACGCTGACTACGTTAAGAACATGATAACAGGTGCTGCTCAAATGGACGGTGCTATATTAGTTTGTTCTGCAACTGATGGACCAATGCCTCAAACAAGAGAGCATATATTATTATCAAGACAAGTTGGTGTACCATACATAGTAGTATTCTTAAACAAATGTGATATGGTAGACGATGAAGAATTATTAGAGTTAGTTGAAATGGAAGTTAGAGACTTATTAAATGAGTACGAATTCCCAGGAGATGACACTCCAATAGTAAGAGGATCTGCTTTAATGGCATTACAAGATTCTTCTTCAGAGTGGGGAGATAAGATAGTTGAATTATTCGAGCAAATAGACGAATATATACCAGCTCCAGAGAGAGATGTAGATAAAGACTTCTTAATGCCAGTAGAAGACGTATTCTCTATAACAGGTAGAGGAACAGTTGCTACAGGTAGAGTTGAAAGAGGAGTATTAAAGGTTCAAGACGAAGTTGAACTAGTAGGTTTAGCTGAAGAGCCAAGAAAAATGGTAATAACAGGAGTAGAAATGTTCAGAAAGTTATTAGACCAAGCACAAGCTGGAGATAACATAGGAGCATTAATAAGAGGTGTACAAAGAAATGAAATAGAAAGAGGACAAGTTTTAGCTAAGCCAGGAACTGTTAAGCCTCACACTAAGTTCAATGCAGAAGTATACGTATTAAAGAAAGAAGAAGGAGGAAGACATACTCCATTCTTCGATGGATACAGACCTCAATTCTACTTCAGAACAACTGACGTAACAGGAGCTTGTAAGTTACCAGAAGGTGTAGAAATGGTTATGCCTGGAGATAACATCCAAATGAATATAGAGTTAATAAACTCAATAGCAATAGAAGAAGGATTAAGATTTGCAATAAGAGAAGGTGGAAGAACAGTAGCATCAGGTGTTGTTTCTTCTATAATAGAGTAA
- the rpsQ gene encoding 30S ribosomal protein S17, with protein sequence MERGRRKVRVGRVVSNKMEKTIVVAVEDFVRHPLYNKPVKRTKKFKAHDENNVCSIGDRVRIMETRPLSKDKRFRLVDVIEKVK encoded by the coding sequence ATGGAAAGAGGAAGAAGAAAAGTAAGAGTAGGCCGTGTTGTTAGTAATAAAATGGAAAAAACAATAGTTGTTGCTGTTGAAGATTTCGTACGTCATCCATTATATAACAAGCCAGTTAAGAGAACTAAGAAATTTAAGGCTCACGATGAAAACAACGTATGTAGCATCGGAGATAGAGTAAGAATAATGGAAACTAGACCTTTATCTAAAGACAAGAGATTCAGACTAGTTGACGTTATAGAGAAAGTTAAGTAG
- the rpsS gene encoding 30S ribosomal protein S19 has translation MSRSTKKGPFIHARLLKKIEDMNASGNREVIKTWSRSSTIFPQMVEHTIAVHDGRKHVPVYITEDMVGHKLGEFVPTRTFKGHKDDEKSNKRR, from the coding sequence ATGTCAAGATCAACTAAAAAAGGACCTTTTATACATGCAAGACTTTTAAAGAAGATAGAAGATATGAATGCTTCTGGAAATAGAGAAGTTATAAAGACTTGGTCAAGATCTTCAACTATATTCCCACAAATGGTTGAACATACAATAGCTGTACATGATGGAAGAAAACATGTGCCAGTTTATATAACTGAAGATATGGTTGGACACAAGTTAGGTGAATTCGTTCCTACAAGAACTTTCAAAGGGCACAAGGACGACGAAAAATCTAATAAGAGAAGATAA
- the rpmC gene encoding 50S ribosomal protein L29, whose product MKAKELRDLTSEELMNKLNGFKSELFSLRFQLATGQLENTARIKFVKKDIARVKTILAERKLNETRA is encoded by the coding sequence ATGAAAGCTAAAGAACTAAGAGATTTAACAAGCGAAGAGTTAATGAACAAGTTAAATGGTTTTAAAAGTGAATTATTTAGCTTAAGATTCCAATTAGCTACTGGTCAATTAGAAAACACAGCAAGAATCAAGTTCGTTAAGAAAGATATAGCTAGAGTTAAAACTATACTTGCTGAAAGAAAGTTAAACGAAACTAGAGCTTAA